The window GCCGCAGGTCATATTCTTCGTCGGGTAAAACGAGAAGCAGGCGGCGTCGGCGAGGTTGCCGACCGTCTCCCCCTCGTAGGTCGCGCCGTGTGCCTGTGCGGCGTCCTCGACGAGGTACACGTCGTACTCGTCGGCGAGTTCGCGCAGCGGAGCCATATCGGCAGGCATCCCGTAGATGTGGACCGCGAGGATGGCGGCGACGTCGTCGCGTTCCTCGAGCACTTCGGCCACGCGGTCGGGGTCGAGGTTGAGCGTCGTCTCCTCGACGTCGGCGAACACCGGCGTCGCACCCGCGTGGGCGATGGAGTTCGCGCTCGCGATGAACGAGAACGGCGTCGTGATGACGGCATCGCCCTCGCCGATTTCGAGGCCCTCGAAGGCGGCGTGCAGGGCGGTCGTCCCGTTGGTTGCGGCGACCGCGTGGGGTGCGCCACAGAAGGTGGCGAACTCGCGTTCGAACGCGCGAACCTCGTCGCCGTCGGCTAGTTGGCCGGAGTCGAGCACGCGGAGGACGGCCTCGCGCTCGGGGTCGCCGATCACGGGGTTAGCGAGTTGGATCACCGGCTGTTCCCCCCCGTGAGTTCTTCCGGAAGCGGACGGAACTCTGCTGGCGAACCGACCGCGAGCGTTCGCGGCGGGACGTCCTTCGTGACGAGGGCGTTGGCGGCGACGAACGCTCCCTCACCGACGGTGATGCCGGGGAGGATAGTCGCGTTCGCGCCGACGGAGACGTCGTCTTCGAGCGTCGGGGCGGTGAGTTCGCCCTCGGTCCGCAGCGGATACGGGTCGTTCGTCAAGACGGCGTGGGGACCGAGGAACACTCGGTCACCGAGCGTCGTTCCGGTGGGGCAGTACACGCCCGTCTGGATGCTGACGCCGTCGCCGACGGTGCAGTCGCCGTCGAGGACCGAGTTGGTCCCCACGAGGACGTCGTCGCCGATGGTGGTTCCCTCGCGGACCAGCGCGTGGTGGCCAGTGGTGAACCGGTCGCCGACGACGACGTCGCCGTAGATGATCGTTCCCTCGCGGATAGTCGGGTCTGCCCCGATCTGCGGCTTCGAGCCGTCATCTCGTTTCAGCGTCGCGCCGGGATCGACCTCCGAGGCGTGGTAGTCGCCGTCGTCGTCGTAGCCGTACGCGTCAGTCATTGCTGACCTCCGTCGGTCAGGTAGTTCGATCCCCCACCGGAGCCAGCCTGCTCCAACCTAGAGGGTCGCCGCACTCCGGTCCGTGCTGTGGATATGTGTGGAGACATTGTTCCGTAACCCCGCTTGTGGCGGTTACGAGTCGGATGCATCCTTCCGACCATTGTTATGGACGAGTTTTCTGGCTGTTATCAGTGTGTTAACCGCCCG of the Halobaculum limi genome contains:
- a CDS encoding DegT/DnrJ/EryC1/StrS family aminotransferase — its product is MIQLANPVIGDPEREAVLRVLDSGQLADGDEVRAFEREFATFCGAPHAVAATNGTTALHAAFEGLEIGEGDAVITTPFSFIASANSIAHAGATPVFADVEETTLNLDPDRVAEVLEERDDVAAILAVHIYGMPADMAPLRELADEYDVYLVEDAAQAHGATYEGETVGNLADAACFSFYPTKNMTCGEGGMITTRHEKVAERAARFCDHGRTVGYEHGFVGHNFRMTSLCAGIGRAQLTRLPEFNEARRANAAYLNDALADAPVETPVEPENRTSVYHQYTVRSDHRDLLQSHLADHDVSSAVYYPLPIHQQPAYDHVDVEMAVAEREADRVLSLPVHPGLSTDDLDQIAAAVHAFADSGRVPETASGRMES
- a CDS encoding acyltransferase, with the translated sequence MTDAYGYDDDGDYHASEVDPGATLKRDDGSKPQIGADPTIREGTIIYGDVVVGDRFTTGHHALVREGTTIGDDVLVGTNSVLDGDCTVGDGVSIQTGVYCPTGTTLGDRVFLGPHAVLTNDPYPLRTEGELTAPTLEDDVSVGANATILPGITVGEGAFVAANALVTKDVPPRTLAVGSPAEFRPLPEELTGGNSR